TCACCCAGGACGTGATCATGGGCACCCAACGCCCCACGCTGGTCTGTAGTCGCGAGGAGTGACGCCGGCCGGTCGTCGGCAGTCGAAGGGGGAAAACCGGCGGGTTTAGGGGCCGCGGCGAGCCAGAAGGAGACATGAGCCACGACGAGTACCCGACGGACCATCCTGCGGTGGTAACGTGCGGGTTGCCCTACGCCAACGGCGACCTGCACATCGGCCACCTGCGGACGTACGTCAGCGGGGACACCCTCGCGCGCTCGCTGCGACGACTGGGCCAGCAGACGGCGTTCGTCTCCGGGTCGGACATGCACGGCACTCCTGTGGCGGTGAACGCCGAGCGGGAGGGAATCACTCCAGAGGAGTTCGCCCTCGAATACCACGAGGAGTACGCCGAGACGTTCCCCGAGTTCGGCGTCGAGTTCGACAACTACGGCCACACCCACGACGAGACGAACACCGAACTCACCCGGGAGTTCGTCCGCGAGTGGATCGACAACGGGCACGTCTACGAGAAGGAGATCCAGGTCGCGTGGGACCCCGAAGTGGATCAGCCCCTCCCCGATCGATACGTCGAGGGGACCTGTCCCTACTGCGGCGAGAAGGCCCGCGGCGACGAGTGCGACGAGGGCTGTCAACGCCACCTCGAACCCGGCGAGATCGAAGACCCCACCAGCACCCTGACCGGCAACCCGGCCGAGTACCGCACCCGCGAACACGAGTTCCTCCGGCTCTCGGACTTTCAGGAGTACCTGAAGGGCTTTCTCGGTCGCTTGGAAGGCACCGATAACGCCAAGAACCAGCCAAAGGAGTGGGTCGAGGGCGAGCTTCAGGACCTCTGTATCACCCGTGACATGGACTGGGGGATCGAGTACCCCGAGGAGGGCAAGGAGGACCTCGTGCTGTACGTCTGGGTCGACGCGCCCATCGAGTACGTCGCCAGTACGAAACAGTACACCGAGCGAGTGGGTGAGGAGGTCTTCGACTGGGCCGAACCGTGGAAGGAGGGCGACGGGGAGTTGATCCACGTCATCGGACGGGACATCATCCAGCACCACACCGTCTTCTGGCCCTCGATGCTCCGGGGAGCGGACTACAACGAGCCCCGGGCGGTGATGGCGAGTGGCTTCGTCAACCTGGACGGAAAGGCGTTCTCGACCTCGCGAAACCGTGCGATCTGGGCCGACGACTACCTCGCCGAGGGATTCGACCCCGATCTGCTCAGGTACTACCTCGTGACCACCGGCGGGTTCCAGCAGGACGTCGACTTCTCCTGGGAGCGTTTCCAGGAGCGGGTCAACGGCGAGCTCGTGGGCAACTTCGGGAACTTCGTCTACCGGTCGCTGCTCTTCGCCCACCGGAACTTCGAGGGCACGCCCTCGGCCGACGTCAGCGAGGAGGTGCGTACGGAGATCAACGCCGCGATGGAGGCCTTCCGACGGGACCTCAACGAGTACTCGCTGCGGGAGGCCAGTCAGGCTGGGATCCGGCTCTCGCGCTTTGGCAACGAGTACATCCAGCGCAACGAGCCCTGGAAGCTCGTCGACGAGGACCCCGAGGAGGCTGCACGGGTGATCCGCGACTGCGTCCAGTTGGCGAAGGCCGCCGCCGTCCTCCTCGAACCGATCCTTCCACACGCCGCAGAACGCCTCTGGGCACAGTTCGGCGAGGCAGAGTCGGTCCACGACACTCGACTCGAGGACTCTCTCGAGGCCCCACCCACGGAGTTCGGCGAACCCGAGGCGCTGTTCGAGAAGGTCGAGGACGAGCGCGTCACGGAGCTCAACGAGAAGCTCCAAGAACGCGTCGCCGCCGCGAGCGCGGCCGCGAGTTCGGAGGACGAGGACACCGGTGGCGAGACGGATGAGGACACGAGCGGCCTCGAATCGCTCGCCGAGGAGCGAATCGGCTTCGAGGAGTTCCAAGAGCTCGATATCCGCGTCGGCGAAATCGAACTCGCCGAGGGGATCGAGGGGGCGGACGACCTTGCCCGCCTCGAAGTGGATATCGGCGTCGAAACCCGACAGATCGTCGCCGGCATCAAGCGCCTACACGATCTAGAGGAACTGCCCGGAACGCGGGTCGTGATCCTGGCCAATCTGGAGCCCGCCGAGCTGTTCGGCGTCGAGAGCAACGGCATGGTACTCGCAGCGGGCGAGGACGCGGACCTGCTGACGACACTTGGCGACAGCGATCCGGGGACGAAGGTCAGGTGATCGTGGGTCCGGTCGAGTCGTTCGCGTAGTTTTTGCTGGTCGACCATCGTAACGGCGATTCTATCGTAACGTTAGGGGAAGCACACAGCCGTTCGCATACCAGATCGTCCGTTTTCCGAGTTAACCAGACAAATGAAACGATCTCGAAGTAGCCATTGATGTCTTTAGCGTATGTCAAACTCAGGGTGGTAAATACAGAGGCTGTATACAGTATGGCGAGGCGGGGTGGGCAGCCGTGACGAGGTGAACAGTTATTGGCCGGATAGGTATAGCGTGAGCGGCTCGTTTATTGCGCTACGAGGACGACAGCGACACCCGCGAGCAGGAGTCCTGCAATTCTCGTCGTGGTGATTTCGTCTCCGAGCGCGGCCATCCCGATGAACGCTGCGACGACGAAATACATGGCACCGAGAGTCGAAACGACTGTCGTTGAGCCACGTGAGAGACCGACGTACATCGAGACGAAGCCGATTCCGGCGAACAATCCAGCCACGCCAGCGAGCGCCCCGCCTCGTGGCGTGACAACCAGCGAGGCACCTGATACGATAACGAACCCGACTGCAAGGAAAGTTGCGACGAGATACGAGACCGCAGCAGCCGTCCTCGGGTCCATGGATTCTGAGGCAGCGTTCCCCACGACGATCCAGATCCCCCACGAAACCATCGTCAGCGATCCGAATACCACAGCCGAATTTACCTCAGGGACTCCCATCGGTGCGTACGTTCTTCCTATAACGGTAAAAGACTCCGTTTGTAGCAATTCCGATCAAAGCAGAGGGAACAACTGCCAGTGACCGACTTGCGCTATGTATCATACACGGCGCTTGAACACCATCTGCTACTGGTGAGAGTGCCGGCAGCCAGTTCGCATATCTACTACCGGCCAGTTCACCGGATTACGGTCGCAATCGACCCATGCAACATCCTCCGTCCTATAATGATAGCCCTCACACACGACGCTTAGCGATCGGCGACGAATTCGATGAAGCCAGCCCCGGGACGTTCTGGAACACTCGGTTTCCACGTCGACGAACCCGACATACGTGGTCTAGTCCGGAGTGCGTGATCACGCCCGAAAGGCGTTCGGCCAACGAGGACTCACTCGCTGGCGAGCTAACCGTTGGGCTTTTTGCCGGCTTGTCGTCTACTGCCCCTATGAGAAACGCGAAGATCGTCTGTACGCTGGGGCCGGCCTCGGACGACCGGCGCACGATCCGCGAGCTGGCCGACGCGGGGATGTCGGTCGCGCGCTTGAACGCGAGCCACGGGACCGTCGAGGACCGCGCGGAGCTGATCGATCTCGTGAGGGAGATCGACGAGACCACCGACGACCCACTGGCGGTCATGCTCGACACGCAGGGTCCGGAGATCCGCACCGCACCCCTCGAGGAGCCGACCGAACTCGAAACCGGCTCCCGCGTGCGCTTCGTCGAGGGCGAGGACGCCACCCCCCAGCAAGTGGGTCTCTCGAACCCGATCACCGGGGTCGAGCCGGGTGACCGGGTGTTGCTCGACGACGGCCGGATCGAGACGACCGTCGAGGAACTCGAGGGCGATACCGTCATTGCACGCGTCGAGAGCGGCGGGCCGCTCCCGGGTCGCAAGGGGGTCAACGTGCCGGGCGTGGAGCTCGATCTGGAGGTCGTCACCGAAAAGGACCGCCGGGACCTGCAACTCGCCGCCGAAAAGGAGGTTGATTTCGTCGCCGCCTCGTTCGTCCGGGACGCAGAAGACGTCTACGAGGTCGGCGCGACCCTCGAAGAGTTCGGCGACCCGCTCCCTATCGTCTCGAAGATCGAGCGCGCCGGGGCCGTCGAGAACCTCCAGGGGATCGTCGAGGCCTCCTACGGCGTGATGGTCGCCCGGGGCGACCTGGGGGTCGAGTGCCCGATGGAGGACGTCCCGATGATCCAGAAACGCATCATCCGGGCGTGTCGGGACGCGGGCGCGCCCGTCATCACGGCCACGGAGATGCTCGACTCGATGGTCCACTCCCGGCGTCCCACCCGCGCGGAGGCCTCAGACGTGGCAAACGCCGTGCTCGACGGCACCGACGCGGTGATGCTTTCGGGCGAGACCGCCATCGGGGACCACCCCGTCCGCGTGGTCGAGACGATGGGCAGCATCGTCCGGCAGGTCGAGCGAAGCACCGAGTACGACGAACTACGCGAGAGCCGCGTCCCCGCCCCCAGCGACTCCCGGACCGAGGCGCTTGCCCGTGCGGCGCGCTATCTCGCCCGGGACCTCGACGCGAGCGCCGTCGTCGCGGCCAGCGAGTCGGGCTACACCGCCCGGAAGATGGCCAAATACCGGCCGGGCGTACCCGTCATCGCCTCGACGCCCACCGAGCGAGTCCGTCGACAGCTCGCGCTGTCGTGGGGTGTCAGCGCTCAGTACGCGCCCTTCACCGACGAGGGACCGAACGCCGTCATCGACAACGCCGTCAACGCGGCGCTCGATTCGGGCGTCGCAGACAGCGGCGACACAGTGGTGGTGCTCTCGGGGATGATGAGCGAGATCGAGGGCGCGGGCACGACGAACATGCTGAAGGTCCACGTCGCCGCGGAAACCCTCGAAACGGGTACGGGCGTCGTCTCCGGGCGGACCAGCGGGCCCGTCGTCCACACCGAAGACGGCGACCTCGCGGGCGTCGAGCCGGGAGCGATCCTCAGCCTCCCCGCGGGGTTCGACGGGGAGTTCACGGGCGAGCTTTCGAGGGTCGGGGCGATCGTCGATGCGCGCTCCGGGATGACGGGCTACCCCGCGATGATCGCGCGCGAACTGGGCATTCCGATGGTCAGCGGGGCGGACCTGACGGAGGTCCCCGACGGGACGACGGTGACCGTCGACGCCGAGCGGGGCGTGATCTACGAGGGCGAACTCGCGAGCCCGACCGAACGCCGCGAGATCGACGCCCCTGACTGGGCGGGAGGGCGGTGAGATGGCGAGCGACGACGGCGATCGGGAGTGGCAGTACGCCGTCGACGAGGTCGGCGAGGACGCCGACCCGGAAGACGACCGGCGCCGGATCGAACCCGAGTCGGTAACCCCCGAGAACGCGCTGTTCGTACTCGTCGGCGTGCTCCTCGCGATCGGTGCGCTCGCCTACGGGCTTGGACTTATCTGACCCGGAACCATTAATCGGGTCCCGTACTAAGACCGAGTATGGTCGAGATCCTCGGGCAGTCGTTGCCGCTCGTCCTCCTGGTCGCCGGCGTGTTGCTGGCGGTCGCGGAGGCGCTCGCGCCGGGGGCTCATCTGATCGTCCTCGGGGTCGCGCTGGTCGTCGCGGGGCTCGTCGGACTGGCACTCGGACCCTTCATCGGGGGCAGCGCCCTCGCAATCGCGCTGGCGGCGACGGTCCTCCTCGTGGGTGGCGTCTCCCTGTTCGCCTACCGCGAACTCGACATCTACGGCGGGAAGGGAGCCGGGCAGACCAGCGATTCGGACTCGCTCAGGGGACGGACGGGTCGGGTCACCGAACGGGTCACACCGAGCGACGGTGAAGTCAAACTCACCGGCGGGTTCAATCCGTACTACACCGCCCGGTCGATCGACGGCACCATCGAGGTGGGCGAGGAGGTGTTCGTCATCGACCCCGGCGGTGGGAACGTCCTCACGGTCGAATCGATGGGCGTCGTCGAGGACGAGATCGACCGCGAACTCGACCTCGGGCGGGTGACCGACGACGAACGTGAACCCGAATACGACCTCGACGGGTAGCGAACCTGTATTGGTATCTAGGGGAATCCTTTTGGTACCTACATCCTAACATCCACACATGTTCCCCGCGGTACCGCTGCAGGCGACGCTGACGCTGACGTTCGTCGCGTTGTTGTTGTTGTTCTTGGCCATCGTCACCGTCTGGCAGATGGTCGAGATCGTCGACGCGACCGAGAAACGCGCCCTGACGGTCTTCGGTGAGTACCGGAAGCTGCTCGAACCGGGCATCCACTTCATCCCCCCGTTCGTCAGCGCGACCCATCGCTTCGATATGCGAACCCAGACGCTCGATGTACCCCGACAGGAGGCCATCACGCGGGACAACTCGCCCGTGACCGCCGACGCCGTCGTCTACATCAAGGTAATGGACGCCAAGAAGGCGTTTCTGGAGGTCGACGACTACAAGCGGGCGGTCTCGAACCTCGCCCAGACGACCCTTCGAGCGGTGCT
The DNA window shown above is from Halalkalicoccus jeotgali B3 and carries:
- a CDS encoding DUF7312 domain-containing protein; this translates as MASDDGDREWQYAVDEVGEDADPEDDRRRIEPESVTPENALFVLVGVLLAIGALAYGLGLI
- a CDS encoding NfeD family protein, whose product is MVEILGQSLPLVLLVAGVLLAVAEALAPGAHLIVLGVALVVAGLVGLALGPFIGGSALAIALAATVLLVGGVSLFAYRELDIYGGKGAGQTSDSDSLRGRTGRVTERVTPSDGEVKLTGGFNPYYTARSIDGTIEVGEEVFVIDPGGGNVLTVESMGVVEDEIDRELDLGRVTDDEREPEYDLDG
- the pyk gene encoding pyruvate kinase; the protein is MRNAKIVCTLGPASDDRRTIRELADAGMSVARLNASHGTVEDRAELIDLVREIDETTDDPLAVMLDTQGPEIRTAPLEEPTELETGSRVRFVEGEDATPQQVGLSNPITGVEPGDRVLLDDGRIETTVEELEGDTVIARVESGGPLPGRKGVNVPGVELDLEVVTEKDRRDLQLAAEKEVDFVAASFVRDAEDVYEVGATLEEFGDPLPIVSKIERAGAVENLQGIVEASYGVMVARGDLGVECPMEDVPMIQKRIIRACRDAGAPVITATEMLDSMVHSRRPTRAEASDVANAVLDGTDAVMLSGETAIGDHPVRVVETMGSIVRQVERSTEYDELRESRVPAPSDSRTEALARAARYLARDLDASAVVAASESGYTARKMAKYRPGVPVIASTPTERVRRQLALSWGVSAQYAPFTDEGPNAVIDNAVNAALDSGVADSGDTVVVLSGMMSEIEGAGTTNMLKVHVAAETLETGTGVVSGRTSGPVVHTEDGDLAGVEPGAILSLPAGFDGEFTGELSRVGAIVDARSGMTGYPAMIARELGIPMVSGADLTEVPDGTTVTVDAERGVIYEGELASPTERREIDAPDWAGGR
- the metG gene encoding methionine--tRNA ligase is translated as MSHDEYPTDHPAVVTCGLPYANGDLHIGHLRTYVSGDTLARSLRRLGQQTAFVSGSDMHGTPVAVNAEREGITPEEFALEYHEEYAETFPEFGVEFDNYGHTHDETNTELTREFVREWIDNGHVYEKEIQVAWDPEVDQPLPDRYVEGTCPYCGEKARGDECDEGCQRHLEPGEIEDPTSTLTGNPAEYRTREHEFLRLSDFQEYLKGFLGRLEGTDNAKNQPKEWVEGELQDLCITRDMDWGIEYPEEGKEDLVLYVWVDAPIEYVASTKQYTERVGEEVFDWAEPWKEGDGELIHVIGRDIIQHHTVFWPSMLRGADYNEPRAVMASGFVNLDGKAFSTSRNRAIWADDYLAEGFDPDLLRYYLVTTGGFQQDVDFSWERFQERVNGELVGNFGNFVYRSLLFAHRNFEGTPSADVSEEVRTEINAAMEAFRRDLNEYSLREASQAGIRLSRFGNEYIQRNEPWKLVDEDPEEAARVIRDCVQLAKAAAVLLEPILPHAAERLWAQFGEAESVHDTRLEDSLEAPPTEFGEPEALFEKVEDERVTELNEKLQERVAAASAAASSEDEDTGGETDEDTSGLESLAEERIGFEEFQELDIRVGEIELAEGIEGADDLARLEVDIGVETRQIVAGIKRLHDLEELPGTRVVILANLEPAELFGVESNGMVLAAGEDADLLTTLGDSDPGTKVR
- a CDS encoding DMT family transporter, which gives rise to MGVPEVNSAVVFGSLTMVSWGIWIVVGNAASESMDPRTAAAVSYLVATFLAVGFVIVSGASLVVTPRGGALAGVAGLFAGIGFVSMYVGLSRGSTTVVSTLGAMYFVVAAFIGMAALGDEITTTRIAGLLLAGVAVVLVAQ